The DNA window tttaaaatgagcattttaaagttaaagttgttatattaatatataaaaatgtgtcattttttttaaccgactataaaaaaaagtgagtcatataaacCGAAACAAAAAGAGCTATTAATTTTGTGATAGCCTTATTTTGAACCGAAAACTATAATTTCATGATTATAATTAATCTTGGATGGCTAGCCTTGTTTTGAACCAAACAACAAAAGAGTAACCTTGTACTGATAATAATTCGAAGTCAAATTAACACTTGATCCAAGTTAGTCATGAAAAATTGTGGCTAATTAAAACAGTTCCTTagaaaactttttaaatttataaatagaGACAACAAAACTTCCTTTCCTCTACATCCTTTCAATAGCAATGGCACAAAATGTAGGATCCAATTTCTTCACTgttaaaaacttaaaacttgGATACCATTTTCTAATCTCTCACACACCTTACCTCTTTATCATTCCAGCCATTCCTGCTTTGGGATTTTATAACCTTTCAACTATAACTACTTTAGAAGACTTGAATAATCATATTATTCTTATGCTAAAATCTTGgccaattattattattttcttcgcCGCTCTCTACTTGATCAGGGGTCGTCCAAGAAACGTTTACTTAGTCGATTTTGCATGTTACAAACCAGATGAGGCGGATATGATGAGCAAACAACAACTATTAGACATAATGTCATTAACTTTTGACGACGAAGCTGTACATTTACAGAAAAAAGTATTGGAGAAAAGTGGTTATAGTGACAAAACGTATGTTCCAGAGGGTATCAGAAGGCTTCCTGAAAAGTTATTGACGTTTGAAGAGTCTAGGAAGGAAACAGAAAAAGTCATGTTTGGAGCCATAGACGATTTATTGGCGAAAACAAAAGTGAAGGCTCGTGAAATTGGGATAATTATAGTGAACAGTGGCTTATATAATCCAACACCCTCTCTATCCTCTATGATAGTTAACCATTACAAGATTGGATCGGATGTTCTCACTTATAATATCAGTGGAATGGGTTGCAGTGCTGGACTCATTTCTATAGACCTTGCAAACCGGCTTTTGCAGGTTAGTTCACTataacaaaaacattttttagcaGCAATAAATAGAGAGTGCTAAACTCTTTACCAACATTAGTTAAGTatcattagatccaatgtcgctaaagccTTTAGGGACGTCATATACAAAGAATGctaattgccactaaaaatatatatttagcggcaattgttaattaattgctggtaaaaattatttttgatgtagtggTTACACATTTATTACTCTATCCATACGTTTGATTCTAtgtatattcatatatatactaCTTTGTTAAAATTGTAAAACAGACACAAGTCAGTGCTTATGCGATGGTAGTTAGCACAGAGAGCATCCATTGTGGTTCTTATCTTGGAAATGATAAATCAAAGCTTGTATCAAACTGTCTTTTTCGTATGGGTGCTGCTGCCATTCTACTCTCTAACTGCTTCTCAGACTCTCGTCGTTCCAAATATAAACTTATGCACGTTGTGCGTACACATAAAGGAGCTGATGACAGAGCTTTCAAAAGTATATATCAAGAACAAGATGAAGATGGAAATATTGGCATATCGCTCTCAAAAGGCGTAATGGTCGTAGCTGGAGAGACTCTCAAATCCAATATAACGACTCTCGGGCCATTAGTCCTTCCTATGTCCGAGCAACTTCTATATTTTGGGTATTTAATTGCTAGAAAAATCTTTAAATTGAAGAATATCAAGCCTTATATCCCGGACTTCAAGTTGGCGTTTGAGCATTTCTTCATCCATGCTGGAGGAAGAGCAGTGTTGGATGAGATGGAGAAGAATCTTGACCTCACGGAATGGCATGTGGAGCCATCAAGAATGACGCTTTACAGGTTTGGAAACACATCGAGTAGCTCGGTGTGGTATGAATTGGCATACTCTGAGGCGAAAGGGAGGATAAAGAAGGGCGATCGAGCATGGCAAATAGGTTTCGGGTCAGGATTCAAGTGCAACAGTGTTGTTTGGCATGCCCTGAAGACTATTAATCCTGCTATGGAGAAAAATCCCTGGACTGATGAGATTCTTGACTTTCCGGTTAATGTCCCTCTAGTCATGCCTCTTTCTGTTTGAATATTTACTTGTTAGTTGTTCCAAATGGGAAATAATATAATTGTATTATTGTTTACCGGTAATAATAAATATGGACATTTATAACCAACACTCTAATATAAATGTTGCTAAAGCCTTTTAGCGATTATGAATACAATGGTATTAGCTCAATTACCGCTAACTAGAAAAATCTACTGCCACTACTAAATGTGTCTTTTGTCGTAGTGGATAGGTTCATTACCAGTTATGATAGATTATGTTAAtgataaaagggaaaagggtatTATATACCCCTCAATTTTGCTATTTAAAGTTGATATATCCCTTGTTACAAAAGTGACTCACACACACCTCTACCGTTACAAAAGTGACTCGCATATATTCCTACCATTACAAAAATGggtcacatatacccttttcatCAAACGGGAATTTCTTTATATCAGTCTCTGTCTCTCATGAACATACACAAAATATTAATTCATCACCTGATGATAGACGACCTATATCTAAAGGTAGAGAAATCGACACCACCATATGTTTCATTGTCAGATTATAATCGGAAGTTGGTAATAAAGTGTGAGGATTCATCTTCTTCCTTTCAACAATCAACGACTAAATCTGAGAGATCATTGTGCTGGGAAAAAAAACATAGCAACTAACCAGGGAAGCAATACTAATCCTACAAGAAAGGAACAAGAATAGTAAATAGTACGATTATCAAAACGCAACAAACAACAGACAAACACCAGTAGGCCTAAACTCTTGAAAAGTAAGTTAACACTCCATTGTCTACTACGTACTCCGGATGGAAGCCACCACTTCATCATCCTCGATGTCTCCACTTCCTTGAATTATATACTATTTAAGCATCAACATGGGAGATGAACAGGGAAATCCTGAATCTCATCTGTCCAAGGGTTCTTTTGTTTGGCTGCATCGACAGTCCTCAGCGCACCCCATACAACACTGTTACATTTGAAGCCTGATCCAAAACCAATTTGCCATACTCTGTCACCCTTCTTTATCCTCCCTTTGGCCTCGGAATAGGCCAAATTGTACCAAATTGAGCTACTTGAAGTGTTTCCGAATCTATAAAGAGTCATTCTTGAAGGCTCCATAAGAAATTCCGGGAGGTCAAGATTCTTCTGAAGCTCATCCAGCACAGCTCTCCCTCCTGCATGTATACAGAAATGCTCGAACGCCATCTTGAAATCAGGGATGTAtggtttcattttcttcttcaagacATTTCTCACAATTAATGAGGCGGAAAAGAGTAGCTGCTCAGACATTGGGAGGACTAAAGGGCCAAGAGTTGTGATATTAGTTTTTAAGGCCTCACCAGCAACTGCCATCAAGTCTTTTGACAATGTTACGCCTTTCTTTCCATCCTCATCCTCTTCTTGGTAGGCACATCTATAAGCTCTGTCATCCGCACCTTTATGGGTACGGACAATGTGCATCAGTCGATATTTGGAGCATCTACGATCTGAGGAACGGTTTGAAAGAAGAATAGCAGATGAACCCATCCGGAAAAGACAATTTGGTAAAAGCTTTGATCTCTGCTTCCCTAAGTAGAAGGCCGTTGAGATTATTTCTGTGCTTACTACAAGTGCATACGTGTTGCGTTTCCCCTGTTATGTAAAGGCTATTTACATTTTGTACCAACAATGTTGTTCGAGtaattttgattgaaatgaaaaaatatattttcgtCAACCAACATTTATATCAACTTTAAATTTACCAACCTGTAAAAGCTGGTTAGCAAGGTGGACAGAAATGAGTCCAGCACTGCAGCCCATGCCAGTAAGATTATAAGTAATCACATTGTCTCCAAGCTTATAATGGTTAACAATCATGGAACAAAGAGAAGGCGATGGATTAAACGCACTAGAATTCACAATAATAATCCCAATATCTCCAATCTTCACTCCCGTTGTTTTCGTCAACAGATCATCTATAGCACCAATTATAACATTTTTTGCTTCATATTGGTTACTACTAAGGGAAAATTTAAATGGCATACTTGAGCCATTGTCATCGTTGTGAATGTACGTCTTATCACCTAAACCTGACCTCtccaaaattttcttttgaaacaATAAACTCTCTTCATCAAACATATCGGACAATTTTTCTATCAGATATTGTTTAGACATCATAAAACGTTCATGTGACTTGTAACACGCAAAATCGACCAAGTAAACATTTCTTGGACGACTCATCAAGTATACCATggttaagaaaaaaacaataattgaacAAGATTTCAACATGGCAAGATGGTTTATGAGATCATCAAGAGTAAGGGTTGAAAGATGAAGTAGCATGGCAACAAGAATTGGAACAATGAGGAGATAAATTGCATTTGATATTAAGTAATGGTATCCAAGTTTtacatatttgatttgatgGACTTGTGCATAATTAGGAGAATTTTCTGCCATTGTTTTTGGAGAATAGATGAGGATTAATGGGTAAAACAAGAAATAATTGAGTTCCCAAGTAGATCAACATTAATAGATTTAAAGAGTGGAAATTAAAATAGACTTGTccacactactaaaaaaaattcactattttccagaaaatatttaatggttaaaattaagaaactgAAGTAATTAAAACAGAAACTTTAAAGAGCAAGGTCCACAAGCCACAGGCTGCCCACAATTATAAAGCCTAAACGCTTCACTAGTATGCCTATTCGTGTTTTAGAACGTGGGGCGTGAGGTGAGATAAAATAAGGTGAAATATAAGGAGTAAATTCATGAATCTATAAAGCGTATATGTCAtggatttttaatttatgattttattattaagtagataagtaaaagtaaaatttgTAATAATTATGCAAATAAATTCAAATCAATCACTAATAATATCGAAAAAATTATACGTATTATTTGAGAcgaaaaaataatagtaatcgaaataatttttaaaatgaaaccATCCTCAAGTTCGATATGAAAATTGGTAATTACATAttgaaggaaaatatattttgacaaaatatgtttataatttTTCCAACATTTGACATGTTAGCTTTTAGAGAattcacacacatatatatgtgtTAGATTATCACTCTCAAGCCCAaacattattaaaaaattatatataaaaatgctAAAagcatatataattttaattgaataaaatcataaataataacatttatatGATCAGAACAACactaatttacaaatatatagatagatttaaTTGTCTATAatgattattaatattttgCAATTGCAtatttaatcaattaattaaaatcttAGAAATAGAGTATTTTGTTCTTcgataaaaaaaagtcaaaaatatctttaaactatgtaaaatgaataaaaatgtccTTAGTTGATtaatttggtccaaaaatgtcattgttatttaatgggtcaaaaatactccttttcaaataaatatattatttattttctttttaaacacattcTTTTActaatgatgatttttttaattagaatatatttatcctacttcaattcGACAAGACtaagaaataaatatactttctattttattagattttttttatcgttatctaaatgaaaattaatgaaGGGTTACTATGATCTCGTATATGTTGACATccctatttttataaataaggtGCAACATCGTGGgactcattaaaaaaataattcaattaaattaaatttaaaagaattttagaaAAATGTAGAGTGGCCACCTAGTTTTAGGATAgttaggaaattaattaattaatatacgAAACTAATAGATTCTAGATAAAGGTTCAAGTGATCCCAAAAGAAAGGTATTAGCACTCTTCATAATCTATAATTGCGGTCTTGACTTAActcattttttcaatttgagtaggatataaaaataattgcaCAATAGCACAAGTATGATAAACATgaatatacacaaaaaaaaataaagta is part of the Solanum stenotomum isolate F172 chromosome 8, ASM1918654v1, whole genome shotgun sequence genome and encodes:
- the LOC125872117 gene encoding 3-ketoacyl-CoA synthase 11-like; this encodes MAQNVGSNFFTVKNLKLGYHFLISHTPYLFIIPAIPALGFYNLSTITTLEDLNNHIILMLKSWPIIIIFFAALYLIRGRPRNVYLVDFACYKPDEADMMSKQQLLDIMSLTFDDEAVHLQKKVLEKSGYSDKTYVPEGIRRLPEKLLTFEESRKETEKVMFGAIDDLLAKTKVKAREIGIIIVNSGLYNPTPSLSSMIVNHYKIGSDVLTYNISGMGCSAGLISIDLANRLLQTQVSAYAMVVSTESIHCGSYLGNDKSKLVSNCLFRMGAAAILLSNCFSDSRRSKYKLMHVVRTHKGADDRAFKSIYQEQDEDGNIGISLSKGVMVVAGETLKSNITTLGPLVLPMSEQLLYFGYLIARKIFKLKNIKPYIPDFKLAFEHFFIHAGGRAVLDEMEKNLDLTEWHVEPSRMTLYRFGNTSSSSVWYELAYSEAKGRIKKGDRAWQIGFGSGFKCNSVVWHALKTINPAMEKNPWTDEILDFPVNVPLVMPLSV
- the LOC125872106 gene encoding 3-ketoacyl-CoA synthase 20-like, with protein sequence MAENSPNYAQVHQIKYVKLGYHYLISNAIYLLIVPILVAMLLHLSTLTLDDLINHLAMLKSCSIIVFFLTMVYLMSRPRNVYLVDFACYKSHERFMMSKQYLIEKLSDMFDEESLLFQKKILERSGLGDKTYIHNDDNGSSMPFKFSLSSNQYEAKNVIIGAIDDLLTKTTGVKIGDIGIIIVNSSAFNPSPSLCSMIVNHYKLGDNVITYNLTGMGCSAGLISVHLANQLLQGKRNTYALVVSTEIISTAFYLGKQRSKLLPNCLFRMGSSAILLSNRSSDRRCSKYRLMHIVRTHKGADDRAYRCAYQEEDEDGKKGVTLSKDLMAVAGEALKTNITTLGPLVLPMSEQLLFSASLIVRNVLKKKMKPYIPDFKMAFEHFCIHAGGRAVLDELQKNLDLPEFLMEPSRMTLYRFGNTSSSSIWYNLAYSEAKGRIKKGDRVWQIGFGSGFKCNSVVWGALRTVDAAKQKNPWTDEIQDFPVHLPC